Proteins from a genomic interval of Sandaracinaceae bacterium:
- a CDS encoding penicillin acylase family protein: MLGRWLGIGACAALLVMGCDDGEAPVDAGPDGSAPDAGPPDPPPPEIFAELEETGRFFVPNLEEQAHVVRTEMDVPHVYAANRRDAMRVLGFTMAADRFFQMDLTSRLSQGTLSELIGDAALGSDIENRQTGATYVTDLFLEGLTDEEAADLDAFADGVNGYIEAVRGRQLPPPKELELAFALLGGRRAVDLMIPWDRRDVVATGATILYGTSFETGDVGRAATFERPIDEYFVGAPDEALRRAGLQQDIIERYAPPNTNSSAAGWGLETTGRTSAPIVDGRPVRRPIPMGLPRIERSALDRLVGHLERVEARLHPTGHEGWGSNSWAVMGSATPDGASLLAGDGHLQLSVPALFWQYGLDTELMGDENPQRLMGATIAGLPALGVGTNGRVAWTQTAFFADVTDWYAEEIVLDDDGVPAFSRFEGEDRPLVRVDEAFEIRDVPELDSVGRTEELARFVTFDGRFITSIEGRSVTEDEPLGPGEFRVNLMGDWIVPGDQDEDGVISAISFYYGPFDGGTLLRAFRGFADAENVEDFRQSMRHFIGYGGSMMAADADGSVLYSAYHAVPCRDHLPRDPGTNVWVEGADPRRLIDGTRFGAWSLPLDAQGRVDEAAAAAGGPTGCAVPFDEWPQAVNPARQYVMHANNDPGNIATDGDIFDDPHYIGGPWIEGYRARRIDERLTAAIGAGDATFEEMQRLHGDHHSNLGEDYVPLLLEVIDAARSASLGTPDPGSTEERMAAMWTANEARFTEVESRMLAWRDAGYPTPSGVETFYSTPGAGDAESSVATTLFGHWFPRFIRGVLNDEGIPRNLSPAVTGDTYTMMTIQLLVNGRGDGNPEGLGSWNPATRESVFFDDIDTPETESSREIGVRALVEALDFLLAEPTEPGVGGFGSADMSTYLWGLRHQVRFESLLAGFLGDAGGLGALLDMFNVTTSRMPLAADLPADDPRAGLRWFPRPGDQFDVDAANPGLDGETFSHGSGPVFRMVIALGPDGVRGQNILPGGQSGNPDSAHFNDQARLWLANETMPMRYLPEEVAEGAVSRQRFVPFP, encoded by the coding sequence ATGCTTGGACGGTGGCTGGGGATCGGCGCCTGCGCGGCGCTGCTGGTGATGGGGTGCGATGACGGGGAGGCGCCCGTCGACGCGGGGCCCGACGGGAGCGCGCCCGACGCGGGTCCCCCCGACCCGCCGCCGCCGGAGATCTTCGCCGAGCTCGAGGAGACCGGGCGCTTCTTCGTGCCCAACCTGGAGGAGCAGGCCCACGTCGTCCGCACCGAGATGGACGTGCCGCACGTCTACGCGGCGAACCGCCGCGACGCGATGCGCGTGCTCGGGTTCACGATGGCCGCCGACCGATTCTTCCAGATGGACCTCACCTCGCGCCTGTCGCAGGGGACGCTCAGCGAGCTCATCGGCGACGCCGCGCTCGGGAGCGACATCGAGAACCGGCAGACCGGCGCCACCTACGTGACCGACCTCTTCCTGGAGGGGCTCACGGATGAAGAGGCGGCCGACCTCGACGCCTTCGCCGACGGCGTCAACGGCTACATCGAGGCGGTGCGCGGCCGCCAGCTCCCGCCGCCCAAGGAGCTCGAGCTCGCGTTCGCGCTGCTCGGCGGGCGCCGCGCGGTCGACCTCATGATCCCGTGGGATCGCCGCGATGTGGTCGCGACCGGCGCGACCATCCTCTACGGGACGAGCTTCGAGACCGGCGACGTGGGCCGCGCCGCGACGTTCGAGCGCCCGATCGACGAGTACTTCGTGGGCGCGCCCGACGAGGCCCTCCGCCGCGCCGGCCTGCAGCAGGACATCATCGAGCGCTACGCGCCGCCGAACACGAACAGCTCCGCCGCGGGCTGGGGGCTCGAGACGACCGGGCGCACCTCCGCGCCGATCGTGGACGGCCGCCCGGTCCGCCGCCCGATCCCGATGGGTCTCCCCCGGATCGAGCGCAGCGCCCTCGACCGCCTCGTCGGGCACCTCGAGCGCGTCGAGGCGCGGCTGCACCCGACGGGTCACGAGGGCTGGGGCTCCAACTCGTGGGCCGTCATGGGCAGCGCCACGCCGGACGGCGCCTCGCTGCTGGCCGGGGACGGTCACCTCCAGCTCAGCGTGCCCGCGCTCTTCTGGCAGTACGGCCTCGACACGGAGCTGATGGGCGACGAGAACCCGCAGCGCCTGATGGGGGCGACGATCGCCGGGCTGCCGGCCCTGGGCGTCGGCACCAACGGCCGCGTCGCCTGGACGCAGACCGCCTTCTTCGCGGACGTGACCGACTGGTACGCGGAGGAGATCGTGCTGGACGACGACGGCGTGCCGGCGTTCTCGCGCTTCGAGGGCGAGGACCGGCCGCTCGTGCGTGTGGACGAGGCCTTCGAGATCCGCGACGTGCCGGAGCTCGACAGCGTGGGCCGCACCGAGGAGCTCGCCCGGTTCGTGACCTTCGACGGCCGCTTCATCACCTCGATCGAGGGGCGCAGCGTCACCGAGGACGAGCCGCTCGGGCCCGGCGAGTTCCGCGTGAACCTCATGGGCGACTGGATCGTCCCGGGTGACCAGGACGAGGACGGCGTGATCAGCGCCATCAGCTTCTACTACGGCCCCTTCGACGGCGGCACGCTGCTGCGGGCCTTCCGCGGCTTCGCGGACGCGGAGAACGTCGAGGACTTCCGCCAGTCGATGCGGCACTTCATCGGCTACGGCGGCAGCATGATGGCGGCCGACGCAGACGGCTCCGTCCTCTACTCCGCCTACCACGCGGTGCCGTGCCGCGATCACCTGCCGCGGGACCCGGGCACGAACGTCTGGGTCGAGGGCGCGGATCCTCGGCGGCTGATCGACGGCACGCGCTTCGGGGCGTGGTCTCTGCCGCTCGACGCGCAGGGGCGCGTGGACGAGGCGGCCGCGGCCGCGGGTGGGCCGACGGGCTGCGCCGTGCCCTTCGACGAGTGGCCGCAGGCGGTGAACCCAGCGCGTCAATACGTGATGCACGCGAACAACGACCCGGGGAACATCGCCACCGACGGAGACATCTTCGACGACCCTCACTACATCGGCGGCCCGTGGATCGAGGGCTACCGCGCGCGGCGCATCGACGAGCGCCTGACGGCGGCCATCGGGGCGGGCGACGCGACCTTCGAGGAGATGCAGCGTCTTCACGGCGACCACCACTCGAACCTCGGCGAGGACTACGTCCCGCTGCTGCTCGAGGTCATCGACGCGGCCCGCAGCGCGTCGCTCGGCACGCCCGACCCCGGCTCGACCGAGGAGCGCATGGCGGCGATGTGGACGGCGAACGAGGCGCGCTTCACCGAGGTGGAGAGCCGCATGCTCGCGTGGCGCGACGCCGGCTACCCCACGCCGAGCGGCGTGGAGACCTTCTACTCCACGCCCGGCGCGGGCGACGCCGAGTCGAGCGTCGCCACGACGCTCTTCGGTCACTGGTTCCCGCGCTTCATCCGCGGCGTGCTGAACGACGAGGGCATCCCGCGGAACCTCTCGCCCGCGGTCACGGGCGACACCTACACGATGATGACCATCCAGCTCCTCGTGAACGGCCGGGGCGACGGAAACCCCGAGGGGCTCGGGTCCTGGAACCCGGCCACGCGCGAGTCGGTCTTCTTCGACGACATCGACACGCCCGAGACCGAGAGCAGCCGGGAGATCGGCGTGCGCGCGCTGGTCGAGGCGCTGGACTTCCTGCTCGCCGAGCCGACCGAGCCCGGCGTGGGCGGCTTCGGCTCCGCCGACATGAGCACGTACCTGTGGGGCCTGCGCCACCAGGTGCGCTTCGAGTCGCTCCTGGCCGGCTTCCTCGGCGACGCGGGCGGCCTCGGCGCGCTCCTCGACATGTTCAACGTCACGACCTCCCGCATGCCGCTCGCGGCGGATCTCCCGGCCGACGACCCGCGCGCCGGCCTCCGCTGGTTCCCGCGCCCGGGCGACCAGTTCGACGTCGACGCGGCGAACCCCGGCCTCGACGGCGAGACCTTCAGCCACGGCAGCGGCCCGGTCTTCCGCATGGTCATCGCCCTCGGCCCCGACGGCGTACGCGGGCAAAACATCCTGCCCGGCGGCCAGAGCGGCAACCCCGACTCGGCGCACTTCAACGACCAGGCGCGCCTCTGGCTGGCGAACGAGACGATGCCGATGCGCTACCTCCCCGAGGAGGTCGCAGAGGGCGCCGTGAGCCGGCAACGGTTCGTCCCGTTTCCCTAG